In Flavobacterium sp. N3904, one DNA window encodes the following:
- the pyrH gene encoding UMP kinase — protein MKYKRILLKLSGEALMGDLQYGIDPKRLAEYADEIKQIHEKGVEIAIVIGGGNIFRGVAGASSGMDRVQGDYMGMLATVINGMALQGALEDKGMKTRLQTALKMESIAEPYIKRRADRHLEKGRIVIFGAGTGNPYFTTDTAAVLRGIEINADVILKGTRVDGVYDCDPEKNATAVKFDFISFDDVLKKGLNVMDTTAFTLSQENKLPIVVFDMNKIGNLLKICEGQNIGTVVNI, from the coding sequence ATGAAATACAAAAGAATCCTTCTGAAATTAAGTGGTGAAGCTTTAATGGGTGATTTACAATACGGAATCGACCCAAAACGATTGGCCGAATATGCTGACGAAATTAAGCAAATTCACGAAAAAGGAGTTGAAATCGCTATTGTAATTGGTGGGGGAAACATTTTTAGAGGTGTTGCAGGAGCCAGTTCCGGGATGGACAGAGTACAAGGAGATTATATGGGAATGCTAGCAACCGTAATTAACGGAATGGCATTACAAGGAGCTCTTGAAGACAAAGGCATGAAAACCCGTTTGCAAACTGCCTTAAAAATGGAATCAATCGCAGAACCTTACATCAAAAGAAGAGCGGACCGTCACTTGGAAAAAGGAAGAATCGTAATTTTTGGTGCCGGAACAGGTAATCCCTATTTTACAACAGATACTGCAGCCGTTTTGCGTGGAATCGAAATCAATGCTGATGTAATTCTAAAAGGAACTCGTGTTGATGGCGTTTACGACTGTGATCCGGAGAAAAATGCCACTGCAGTAAAGTTTGATTTCATCTCGTTTGATGATGTATTGAAAAAAGGATTGAATGTAATGGATACCACCGCATTTACTTTAAGTCAGGAAAACAAATTACCAATTGTGGTATTCGATATGAATAAAATTGGCAATTTATTGAAAATTTGTGAAGGACAAAATATAGGAACCGTAGTTAATATATAA
- a CDS encoding patatin-like phospholipase family protein, protein MFSHSKSIGLILSGGGSKGIAHAGVLQFLEEKNIIPNHIAGSSAGSIVAALYGSGKSPKAILEFFKSIYFFHWKHFTFSKAGLIDSESFKEYFYEIFKDTTLGDLKIPIHINATDMIKGKSKVFGPETKTIDAILASSSFPGVMSPYEFDGKLYSDGGILNHFPTEILKGKCDTLIGVYVSPIHQIEAKDLNSIKAVTARAFDLFSANSSIHKFDHCDWLIEPEALSLYSTFETSKIKMEAIFDIGYESAKKSYKKLNLNI, encoded by the coding sequence ATTGTCCGGAGGTGGGTCAAAAGGGATTGCCCACGCTGGTGTTTTGCAATTTTTGGAAGAAAAAAACATCATTCCTAATCATATTGCAGGGTCAAGTGCAGGATCCATTGTTGCCGCTTTGTACGGTAGCGGAAAATCACCCAAGGCTATTCTGGAATTCTTCAAATCCATTTATTTTTTTCATTGGAAACATTTTACCTTTTCCAAAGCGGGTTTGATTGATTCGGAATCCTTCAAAGAATATTTCTATGAAATTTTTAAAGACACTACTTTGGGCGATCTTAAAATTCCAATTCATATTAATGCAACAGATATGATTAAAGGAAAATCAAAAGTATTTGGCCCCGAAACCAAAACAATTGATGCTATTTTGGCCTCCTCATCATTTCCCGGAGTAATGTCTCCTTATGAATTTGATGGTAAATTATACAGTGACGGAGGTATTCTCAATCATTTTCCAACCGAGATATTAAAAGGCAAATGCGATACTTTGATTGGTGTTTACGTTAGTCCAATACACCAAATAGAAGCTAAAGATTTAAATTCCATCAAAGCCGTTACAGCTCGAGCCTTTGATCTATTCTCGGCCAATTCCAGCATACACAAATTTGACCATTGCGACTGGCTGATAGAACCTGAAGCACTATCGCTTTACAGCACTTTTGAAACCAGCAAAATCAAAATGGAAGCCATTTTTGATATCGGATACGAATCGGCCAAAAAATCATACAAAAAACTTAATTTAAATATTTAA
- a CDS encoding sensor histidine kinase — translation MENVSENNNSIVYVLLVIILVFIVVLCYLIYRLTESGKAKKNIEEQFGLLEMKVNNLQLETLESKLNPHLFKNILNSIQSHAYQTYFALDKLANVLDYILYESQKKFVSPKEEIQFALNLIEINKIKVSPLFELKVKTKINDGEKLYEQNLLAPLISIDLIENAFKHADLQSADAFISILFEFKDDCFYLTVSNKISEKKALKKERSGIGATTLEQRLKIIYKNQFKLDKFVENDIYIAHLKINLLEYKNQMLTP, via the coding sequence ATGGAAAACGTTTCCGAAAATAATAATAGCATTGTATATGTGCTGCTAGTAATTATTCTGGTATTTATAGTAGTACTTTGTTATCTGATTTATCGCTTGACGGAGTCTGGCAAAGCAAAAAAAAATATTGAAGAACAATTTGGCTTGCTCGAAATGAAGGTCAATAATCTACAATTGGAGACCTTAGAATCCAAACTCAATCCGCATCTTTTCAAAAATATTCTCAATTCGATTCAGTCGCATGCTTACCAAACCTATTTTGCTTTGGATAAATTGGCCAATGTTTTGGATTATATTCTGTACGAAAGTCAGAAGAAATTTGTTTCGCCAAAAGAAGAAATTCAGTTTGCTCTCAATCTGATCGAAATTAATAAAATCAAGGTGAGTCCGCTTTTTGAACTGAAAGTAAAAACCAAGATCAATGACGGCGAAAAACTGTACGAACAAAACCTTCTGGCTCCGCTGATTTCGATTGATTTGATAGAAAATGCCTTCAAGCACGCAGATTTGCAAAGTGCCGATGCCTTTATTTCGATACTATTTGAGTTTAAGGACGACTGTTTTTATTTAACGGTTTCGAATAAAATTTCGGAGAAAAAAGCCTTAAAAAAAGAACGAAGCGGCATTGGTGCAACGACATTGGAACAACGATTGAAAATTATATACAAAAATCAGTTCAAATTGGATAAATTTGTTGAAAATGACATCTATATTGCGCATTTAAAAATCAATCTCCTTGAATACAAAAATCAAATGCTTACTCCTTGA
- a CDS encoding cation:proton antiporter produces the protein MKNIKNSFFYLTIIGGFSALIYWIILKGKMLEAGQNIIPRQTGNGHWEDFITSMGHNLQNPLAILLVQIITIILVARFFGWICRKIGQPSVIGEIIAGIVLGPSLIGMYFPEYSALLFPKDSLGNLQFLSQIGLIFFMFVIGMELDLKALKNKAHDAVVISHASIIIPFALGIGLAYFIYHSFAPSGVEFVSFGLFLGIAMSITAFPVLARIVQERGIHKTKLGSIVITCAAADDVTAWCILAAVIAIVKAGSFTSSLYVMAMAVFYVLIMLKVVRPFLKKVGDLNSTRESLNKPVVAIFFLTLLLSSYVTELIGIHALFGAFMAGAIMPENNKFRNIFIEKVEDVSVIVLLPLFFVFTGLRTQIGLIDDPHLWKITGLIILVAVAGKFFGSALAAKVVGHNWKDSLSIGALMNTRGLMELVVLNIGYDLGVLSTQIFTMMVIMALVTTFMTGPALDLINYIFRDKPTLIPEEISNRSKYKILISFATADKGKTLLKVANSLVKKQGGNTIVTAMHLSLSSEIHSFDVKDYEKETFLPVLSESENLNQKIVTLFKVSNDIDSEITDTANHGEYDLLLVGLGQSIFEGTLLGKVLGFTTRIINPDRLIDKITGKEGLFENSPFDERTRQIISNSKMPVGILVDKDLQEINRVFMPIFSKEDDFLMEFAQKLIHNNGSQITVLDAVGEIKNSRGIQEVVRSIEQIAPNHIMMMQERIIKKEFLEQQDLMIISLESWKKLIDSHSIWLNNTPSVLIIKP, from the coding sequence ATGAAGAATATTAAAAATTCTTTTTTCTATTTGACAATTATAGGTGGTTTCTCAGCTTTGATCTATTGGATTATTCTAAAAGGAAAAATGCTGGAAGCTGGACAAAATATTATTCCCCGCCAAACGGGTAACGGGCATTGGGAGGATTTTATAACTTCGATGGGTCACAATTTGCAAAACCCTTTGGCTATTCTTTTGGTGCAAATCATTACGATAATTTTGGTCGCTCGTTTTTTTGGTTGGATTTGTAGAAAGATTGGACAACCATCGGTAATTGGAGAAATCATTGCCGGTATCGTTTTGGGACCCTCCTTGATAGGAATGTATTTTCCGGAATATTCGGCGCTGCTGTTTCCAAAAGATTCGTTGGGCAACTTACAGTTTTTAAGCCAAATTGGTTTGATATTTTTCATGTTTGTTATTGGGATGGAACTCGATTTGAAAGCATTGAAAAACAAAGCGCATGATGCTGTAGTGATAAGCCATGCCAGTATCATAATCCCATTTGCGCTTGGTATTGGGTTGGCGTATTTTATTTACCATTCTTTTGCTCCTTCAGGTGTTGAGTTTGTTTCTTTTGGATTGTTTTTGGGAATAGCCATGAGCATTACAGCCTTTCCGGTTCTGGCCAGGATTGTGCAGGAACGCGGAATTCATAAAACTAAATTGGGTTCTATTGTGATTACTTGCGCAGCCGCAGATGATGTAACGGCTTGGTGTATTTTGGCGGCAGTAATTGCCATTGTAAAAGCCGGTTCTTTTACGAGTTCGCTCTATGTTATGGCGATGGCTGTTTTTTATGTACTGATAATGCTGAAAGTAGTCCGTCCTTTTTTGAAAAAAGTGGGGGATTTGAATAGCACAAGAGAAAGTTTGAACAAACCTGTTGTGGCGATTTTCTTTTTGACCTTATTGCTTTCGTCGTATGTTACAGAATTGATAGGAATCCATGCTTTGTTCGGTGCTTTTATGGCTGGTGCAATTATGCCTGAAAACAATAAGTTCCGTAATATTTTTATCGAAAAAGTGGAAGATGTATCGGTAATTGTTTTGTTGCCATTGTTCTTTGTTTTTACAGGTTTGAGAACCCAAATTGGATTGATCGATGATCCGCATTTGTGGAAAATTACGGGTTTAATTATTTTAGTTGCTGTAGCTGGTAAATTTTTTGGAAGCGCATTGGCGGCAAAGGTTGTTGGACATAATTGGAAAGACAGTCTTTCTATTGGAGCCTTAATGAATACAAGGGGTTTGATGGAGTTGGTGGTGCTGAATATTGGGTATGATTTAGGCGTTTTGTCCACTCAAATTTTTACAATGATGGTCATTATGGCTTTGGTCACCACTTTTATGACAGGACCAGCGTTGGATTTAATAAACTATATTTTTAGGGACAAACCTACTCTTATACCTGAAGAAATTAGCAATAGAAGCAAATACAAAATCCTGATTTCTTTTGCGACCGCAGACAAAGGCAAAACGTTGTTAAAAGTTGCCAACAGTTTGGTGAAGAAACAAGGAGGAAATACTATTGTAACGGCAATGCATTTATCTTTAAGTTCCGAGATTCATTCCTTTGATGTTAAGGATTATGAAAAAGAAACCTTTTTGCCGGTTCTTTCCGAATCGGAAAATCTAAATCAAAAAATAGTGACACTATTTAAAGTGTCCAATGATATTGATTCTGAAATAACGGACACTGCGAATCATGGAGAATATGATTTGTTATTGGTTGGTTTGGGTCAGTCTATTTTTGAGGGAACGTTACTCGGGAAAGTGTTGGGTTTTACCACGCGAATCATTAATCCAGACCGATTGATTGATAAAATTACAGGGAAAGAAGGTTTGTTTGAAAATTCTCCGTTTGATGAAAGAACCCGACAAATTATATCGAATAGCAAGATGCCGGTTGGAATTCTTGTTGACAAAGATTTGCAAGAAATCAATCGGGTTTTTATGCCTATTTTTAGTAAAGAAGATGACTTTTTGATGGAATTTGCCCAAAAGCTGATACACAATAATGGTTCTCAAATAACAGTTTTAGATGCTGTAGGTGAAATAAAAAACAGTAGGGGAATTCAGGAAGTGGTTCGTTCGATAGAACAAATTGCTCCCAATCACATCATGATGATGCAGGAAAGAATCATCAAAAAAGAATTCTTGGAACAACAGGATTTGATGATTATTAGTCTGGAAAGTTGGAAAAAATTAATTGATTCACACAGTATTTGGCTCAATAATACGCCTTCGGTGCTGATTATTAAACCGTAA
- a CDS encoding DMT family transporter, protein MNWILLIVAGFFEVGFATCLGKAKETSGMTSTLWMVGFFVALSISMALLYKASQTLPIGTAYAVWTGIGAVGTVLVGIFVFKEPATFWRLFFLFTLISSIVGLKFVSAH, encoded by the coding sequence ATGAATTGGATTTTACTCATCGTTGCCGGTTTTTTTGAGGTAGGTTTTGCGACTTGTCTGGGCAAAGCCAAAGAAACTTCGGGAATGACATCTACACTGTGGATGGTTGGTTTTTTTGTGGCGCTTTCTATAAGTATGGCTTTATTGTACAAAGCATCTCAAACTTTGCCAATCGGCACTGCATATGCCGTTTGGACAGGAATTGGGGCGGTTGGAACTGTTTTGGTTGGCATTTTTGTTTTCAAAGAACCAGCAACTTTCTGGAGACTTTTCTTCCTGTTTACCTTGATATCGTCTATTGTTGGTTTAAAATTTGTATCGGCACATTAA
- the frr gene encoding ribosome recycling factor: MTEEIEFILDSTKESMTGSIAHLEKEFLNIRAGKASPAMLGSVFVDYYGSASPLSQVSKISVPDARTITLQPFEKNMLHPIEKAIMVANIGFNPMNNGDMIIISVPPLTEDRRRELAKQAKVEAEDAKIGVRNCRKDANTDIKKLEKEGTSEDICKSAEEQVQNITNAFIKKIDELLVAKEAEIMKV, from the coding sequence ATGACAGAAGAAATTGAATTTATATTAGACAGTACAAAAGAATCTATGACCGGTTCTATTGCCCATTTAGAAAAAGAATTTTTAAATATTCGTGCAGGAAAAGCATCTCCGGCAATGTTGGGTAGCGTTTTTGTTGACTATTACGGGTCGGCATCACCGCTTTCTCAAGTATCAAAGATTAGTGTTCCAGATGCTAGAACGATTACGCTTCAGCCTTTTGAAAAAAACATGTTGCACCCAATCGAAAAAGCAATTATGGTAGCTAATATCGGATTCAACCCTATGAATAATGGGGATATGATCATCATTAGCGTTCCACCACTTACCGAAGACAGAAGACGCGAACTGGCCAAACAAGCCAAAGTAGAAGCAGAAGATGCCAAAATTGGCGTTAGAAACTGCAGAAAAGACGCAAATACCGATATTAAAAAGTTAGAAAAAGAAGGAACATCAGAAGATATTTGTAAAAGTGCCGAAGAACAGGTACAAAACATAACAAATGCATTTATCAAAAAAATTGACGAACTTCTTGTCGCTAAAGAAGCCGAAATAATGAAAGTTTAA
- a CDS encoding LytR/AlgR family response regulator transcription factor, translating into MNTKIKCLLLDDELPGLTYLKMLCEQIPELEIVKAFNDPQKLLEEVSNLDFDLCISDIEMPGIDGLTLADLLKNKLVIFTTAYKNYAAEAFDIDAVDYITKPVTKERLERAVAKALERFQKLEAPKKFIHLNTDKGKALLYFDQIQYFKTALVDSRDKEVHLTDGSFLLLKNINFDSLLSQLPKADFCRVNKKEIIAIKAVQYFSHNEITLSSHEKNGKPIVLVLSETYRSDFLAKVKI; encoded by the coding sequence TTGAATACAAAAATCAAATGCTTACTCCTTGACGATGAATTGCCGGGTTTGACTTACCTGAAAATGCTTTGTGAGCAAATTCCAGAGTTAGAAATTGTAAAGGCGTTTAACGATCCACAAAAATTACTCGAAGAAGTTTCCAATCTTGATTTTGATTTGTGTATTTCGGATATCGAAATGCCGGGTATTGACGGGTTGACATTGGCTGATTTGCTGAAAAATAAATTGGTAATTTTCACCACGGCTTACAAAAATTATGCTGCCGAAGCTTTTGATATTGATGCGGTAGATTACATCACCAAACCCGTTACCAAAGAGCGTTTGGAAAGAGCTGTTGCCAAAGCACTAGAACGATTCCAGAAATTGGAGGCTCCCAAAAAATTCATCCACCTGAATACCGATAAAGGAAAAGCACTGTTGTATTTTGACCAGATTCAATACTTCAAAACAGCATTGGTAGATAGCAGGGACAAGGAAGTACATCTTACAGATGGTAGTTTTTTACTGCTGAAAAACATCAATTTCGATTCGTTGTTGAGTCAGCTTCCCAAGGCCGATTTTTGTAGAGTCAATAAAAAAGAAATTATTGCGATAAAGGCAGTACAGTATTTCAGTCATAATGAAATAACGCTTTCTTCTCATGAAAAGAACGGAAAACCCATAGTGTTGGTTTTGAGCGAAACCTATCGTTCTGATTTTTTGGCGAAAGTGAAAATCTAG
- a CDS encoding DUF5686 and carboxypeptidase regulatory-like domain-containing protein, translated as MKHFFLLFFLFTLSLQAQFQVNGIVKDASNKKPLPFATITSDDGSNTISDVDGKFSITSPKKIASIEISYVGYLKNKISLENNRIYYTVFLAQKTDELNEILISNVNPAIAIIKKAIENKNSNNPLAKLKSFEFKAYNKLIVTANPDSINGSIDSVFVTTPFGKHFKKIDSTDYQFKEIIKKQHLFQTEKVSQYQFNNQRLKETILGTRMAGFKQPVYEVLSFNLQSFSIYDSKYELFETKYNSPIATDALDDYNFKLLDTITISGRKTYMVYFKNKKKRKASGLEGILYIDQNNYAIAKAIMRIKGILDISGIHEFQYIPEENLWFPTQKKFKIVKGVNDDDIKILGGTIQFDGDIKQNLKPRKRVESDYIYLLSQTNNFDIQYNTPVKIKKPIVEVEIKDDAINRPESFWEEYRKDSLDIRSQKTYLSLDSISIKKSVESRLNLGRKILSGYLPLKVWDFDLRKIISYNNYEGLRLGIGGITNDEFSRKYRIEGYTAYGLRDYAFKYSLGLGARVDKFSNTWIGVGYTDDIREIASTDYAVEKKAFKIYDPRSINFSTFYKYENWRISVESKIIPKMESVFVLANTFVEPKFNYAYNLNGTLYETYTMTTATISLKWSPYSDYMQTPTGRIETDKRFPKFTLQLTQSIPNVLNNDFSFTKIDFKTEYQIKYLNGQRTFLLFEAGRAFGDLPLPQLYSNSPNNLNKETVLQRITFAGKNSFETMFFNEFFSSEFMSFQFKHGFNRIYIFKKIKPAIDFVTRMAWGNMKNPETQVGIEYKTLNKGFFESGIELNQIYNGLGLGAYYRYGPNHLSNFEDNIAIKLTFIVDLGI; from the coding sequence ATGAAGCACTTTTTTTTACTGTTCTTCCTCTTTACGCTTTCACTACAAGCGCAATTTCAAGTAAATGGAATTGTGAAAGACGCTTCAAACAAAAAACCTCTCCCTTTTGCCACTATAACTTCTGATGACGGTTCGAACACCATTTCGGATGTTGACGGGAAATTTAGCATCACTTCCCCAAAAAAAATTGCCTCTATTGAAATTTCTTATGTAGGGTATTTGAAAAATAAAATTTCATTAGAAAACAATAGAATTTATTATACTGTTTTTTTAGCCCAAAAAACAGACGAACTTAATGAAATCTTGATTTCTAACGTAAATCCGGCTATTGCTATTATTAAAAAAGCCATTGAAAATAAAAATTCGAACAATCCGCTAGCAAAACTCAAGAGTTTTGAATTTAAAGCCTACAACAAACTTATTGTTACCGCAAATCCTGATTCTATCAACGGAAGTATAGACTCTGTTTTTGTAACTACTCCTTTTGGAAAACATTTCAAAAAAATAGATTCAACAGATTATCAATTCAAAGAAATCATCAAAAAACAACATTTGTTTCAAACCGAAAAAGTCTCTCAATATCAGTTCAACAATCAAAGATTGAAAGAAACCATTTTGGGAACCCGAATGGCCGGATTCAAACAACCCGTTTACGAAGTGCTTTCATTCAACTTGCAATCATTTTCAATTTACGATTCCAAATATGAACTTTTTGAAACCAAATACAACAGCCCAATTGCCACGGATGCATTAGATGATTATAATTTTAAATTATTAGACACCATAACTATCAGTGGCCGAAAAACCTATATGGTTTATTTTAAAAACAAAAAGAAAAGAAAAGCATCTGGACTAGAGGGTATTCTCTACATCGATCAGAACAATTATGCTATTGCGAAAGCGATTATGCGTATAAAAGGCATACTCGATATCAGTGGAATTCACGAATTTCAATACATTCCCGAAGAAAATTTATGGTTTCCAACCCAAAAGAAATTTAAAATTGTAAAGGGTGTCAACGATGATGATATAAAAATACTCGGCGGAACGATACAATTTGATGGTGATATCAAACAAAATTTAAAACCCAGAAAAAGAGTCGAATCCGATTATATTTATTTGCTTTCGCAAACCAATAATTTTGACATTCAATACAATACACCAGTAAAAATCAAAAAGCCAATCGTTGAAGTCGAAATTAAAGATGATGCCATCAATAGACCCGAAAGCTTTTGGGAGGAATATCGAAAAGACAGCCTAGACATCCGAAGTCAAAAAACATATTTATCACTTGATAGTATTTCGATAAAAAAAAGTGTAGAAAGCCGTTTGAATTTAGGTCGAAAAATACTAAGTGGATATCTTCCTTTAAAGGTTTGGGATTTTGATTTACGCAAAATAATAAGTTACAATAATTATGAAGGATTACGTCTTGGAATTGGGGGGATTACAAACGACGAGTTTTCCAGAAAGTATAGAATTGAAGGCTACACTGCTTATGGTTTAAGGGATTATGCTTTCAAATACAGTTTGGGTCTGGGCGCGAGAGTAGATAAATTTTCGAATACCTGGATTGGTGTTGGTTATACCGATGATATTCGGGAAATTGCAAGTACCGATTATGCAGTCGAAAAAAAGGCCTTCAAAATTTATGACCCCCGTTCGATCAATTTTAGCACATTCTATAAATATGAGAATTGGAGAATCTCTGTAGAGTCAAAAATTATTCCCAAAATGGAAAGTGTATTTGTGTTGGCCAATACATTTGTAGAGCCCAAATTCAATTACGCCTATAACTTAAACGGGACTTTATACGAGACTTATACCATGACGACGGCAACTATTTCCCTGAAATGGAGTCCTTACAGTGATTATATGCAAACTCCAACCGGAAGAATAGAAACCGATAAAAGGTTTCCTAAATTTACTTTACAACTTACGCAATCGATCCCCAATGTCCTCAATAATGATTTTAGTTTTACTAAAATTGACTTTAAAACAGAGTATCAGATAAAATACTTAAATGGACAAAGGACTTTCTTGTTATTTGAAGCTGGGCGGGCCTTTGGAGATCTTCCGCTTCCTCAATTATACAGTAATTCACCAAATAATCTAAACAAAGAAACGGTTCTACAGCGAATCACTTTTGCTGGTAAGAACAGTTTTGAGACCATGTTCTTCAATGAATTTTTCTCCAGCGAGTTTATGTCGTTTCAATTCAAACATGGCTTCAATAGAATCTATATTTTCAAAAAAATAAAGCCGGCTATAGATTTTGTCACCCGAATGGCTTGGGGAAATATGAAAAACCCAGAAACCCAAGTTGGCATAGAATATAAAACGCTGAACAAAGGTTTTTTTGAATCTGGAATCGAACTCAATCAAATCTACAACGGATTGGGACTTGGTGCATATTACCGCTACGGACCCAATCATTTGAGTAATTTTGAAGATAATATTGCTATAAAACTGACTTTTATTGTTGACTTAGGGATTTAA